The Phyllopteryx taeniolatus isolate TA_2022b chromosome 4, UOR_Ptae_1.2, whole genome shotgun sequence genome includes the window TAGTTGGAAGCGGCTACCGGGCGGGCTCAACTCGGATACCCTTAGGTCCACGTCCTCCGAGGGGAACGCCGGCGAATTGTCATTGATGTCCTCCACGTTTATGCGCACTCCGACCACCTCCCCCGCCAGCGTGGCCGCCACAAAGTCGTAGCTCCCACGGGTCTCTCGATCGAGAACCGTCGCTGTGGAGATGATCCCGGTGTCGGGGTCGATCTCCAGATCGCGGAATACGTGCGAGTCGCGGCTCTCGGAGATGAAGAAGCCGAGAGTCGGCCGGCTCAGGCCGGTCGCCAGGTCGCCGACCACGGTGTGAGCGGGGAGCCCCTCCGGGACGGAGAGCGTCAGGTTGGAGACGTTGGCCTGCGAGGGGGCGCACAGGAGCGCCAGAACCAGCACCGTATACGAACTTTGCTGGTAcatttctcacttttttttttttttttacaaattagatcaggggtgcccaaacttgCTTTGTCCTACAGCCACACATACAAATCCAGCAatacaagggccactttgacattcttcagCTGTAATTTCTTTAACACACTAAAACTGATCCATTAGCATTGATAAAGATACGcaaatattgatgtttttttatatataactaAGTGGTTTTCAAACGTTTTACACAAAGTGCCGCCTAAAAAACCACGTGGCTCTCCAGGTACCACCATCACGACCAACATTTACATTCAGTAGCAtggtaggcctaagtgttcatcaaaaacaagacagatatTATTGCAATCCActgtagtttgaacattaatactcCACTAACATTAGGAAAATTAACAGACTTGTAATTGAATaatcattcaattaaaatggaattcccataacagtaaaaaaaaaaagggcctgaataatgtttaaaaacaaaccattcctaaagatgaaatgcaaatacattgaatttacaagttaaataaaaatgaattgtacttaggcagtgaatCTTCACGTCCCACTAGAGGAAACCTGCAAACCACTACCACACTTCAGTCAATGATATAGATGATCTAtatttgttccaaaaaaaaataccaaaaagcaaaaagtcaaGGATTGTTCAGGATTTTGGGATCGTCAACAGCCCTGTATCCCATTCGAATAGATCAGCCTCTGCAGAATCACATCTCGAGCTACATtttagaaccaaaacaagagcaatctgtaTTAAAGCTCACCTTGACACGGAGCAGAAAGTGTTGCAAAACTTTGCGATTCTGAGGCGCGTCTTACCGAATGATGTGCCATTGGTGGAAAACAAGGAATGAATTCCCTCTTTTTCTCTTCTCCCGACTTGCAACCCAATAAGTCGTACAATGCGGGCAAATGACGTGGACTGTGTCGATTGCTCATTTTCGTGTATGCCGCCGGTTACGAAATAACTGAGTTTGGACACTCCTGGATTAGATGAAAAATAACACAGTCATAATGCCGCTTTCCAGTTGAAATGTTTGCGCGCATCTCCGGGGCGAGCTCCTCCGTGGATGCGCCCCCAGCCCGGCTAATTGCATGGCCCCATCTGTGCTGCCTCTTGCCAATGCCGCAAAGCTAATCAGGCCACCGGATTACGCCGCCACCAGACGTCACGGTGCACTGAGGGTGTCCACGAAGAGGACAAACACGAAGAGGACACACTGTAACACATGCAACGAGAAGAATACAAATCATTGATTTCAACAATTGAGTCATCCCTcgtgttgtgtgttgtgttgtgtgtgtcgtTAGTCAAATTGCTGTTCTGTTGCTGGTCAAATTAATCCATTTTATAATCAACTGTCCCATTATATGAgtcaaactgacccattttgaagttggcccttgTACTGTGTTGCGGGTCAAatacttttcctttcagctGTAACCGTCAGGTGTCACCGCAGCGTATCATCCTTTTCTTGCGTATGCGTATCTCCTGCAACCTCCTCTCCACTACAGCCgcactcatgtcttccctcactacatctttCTGTCTCCTCTGCCTCTTTTAAACATCATGCGGCAAGTCACTACATGTGGGCTCTCTACTTGCTACTTGAGCAAGGTTTATTGCAGtgttgtcagaagtgggatccagTGGCtcctaaaagaaaaaatatatatatacatacattaatATAAAACCTGGTAGAGCTTTCCTTGAAAATGTTGGAGGAAAAAGGTACAGTAATGGTTTGCAGAGGCAGAGGGATAATACTGTAGaggacttcaaaaataggtcgatgcagaatttctgcctcgaagctgcgcctggacaaaagaaaaaaaaaagaaaaaaggttccaacagaaccaatgtttcacacggacaatTATTGCAGAAGGACACAGTGCTGGGCTActtgataaactttgccaaaaatgaaagaggagcgtctgtaagtgatttttaagacactgttagatctGTAacatacatataacatgatgtatgagtgagctaaATGGTACTTAGCGGGTTTTTTTTATACCTATAATGGTAATTGCTACCGAGCTAATGCTAACCGTGAATGCTAACTGactagcaaaggctgattttgttgtgtcAAATTCTGGacagagtttataccatacactcagtaccaacatatgcagtttaagaacagaagtccagccctcataaatgagaataaaatgcattttagtagttaaaaaaaaatacgaaaAATTGGGGGTTGAGGGGCTacaattactcaagtactcgACACAATAGGATTATCGATCCTAAAAAGATTGGATCGTGACAACCCTAGCAgatgtacgttttttttttctaaataattaaaaaaaaaagatgtttttttttttgtcaggtggAGATACCGTACAGGATTGTTGTTTGTCAgattaaaacatatttcaaaaaaaaaaagcacaactctTAGAGAGTTGCATGTTTTCTGTCAGAAGAGAGCAGATGCTTGTTTGTTGCatgaaaaaaattggaaatgtCTTTTTATATCAGCTAAAATTTGACCTTGCTTTTTTGccaaagaaaagggaaaaataaaatatgcttgTGTGTAGATGGAAAAAGAATGGAGATAGTATCGTGAAAAAGTAATGTAACagtcccccttgttaaatcatgaattaagtGTGACTAATCACCTTTTttgggttcattttcactgaccacacccaaacATGATTACCTTCAGACCTGTTTAAACAAGAAATCACTTCaatagaacctgtttgacaaaatgaagtcatgaTCCCAAAAAAACTCCAACAAAATGCCACGGTCCTCAAAAATTCAAGGACAGATGAGAAAGATTCAATCATGACAACCCTATTTTGAGCCACATGATAGTGATGCTTGGCCAGAGACCAGGTACCAAGATTTgctataaaataaatttttaaaaaatgacataatgatattgattacattttcgtattatttctttaaaatcaatgtttaataatcaataaattgaGCAAATAGTTATCACAGAACATAATCACTAGTTGATAATTAttctggtctttttttttaaatttctgaGTCATGAGTTCAAAGTTTGGTGTTCCTACTCTATGTACTAAGTCGTGTTTGCCAATTAATGGTTAACCAAATCGGTTTGCCAGCGCATGAAGTAGGATGGtacaaactgttttttgttttttttaaacaaacaaaaagataatttgtgtgttgtgtgactctgaaaaaaataaaataaatataggaCAAGACACTCTATGCAAAGTATAGCAAGCAGTTCCAGAACATTACCAAGAACAAGGTTTTAGACACGTTCcatgtgaaacatggaggaggctcgctcatgggttttttttagaccccccccccccccgcaggcAAGAAGGACCATGTCCCCCCcatccctcccaaaaaaatcgCTATGAAGGGGaggtttgagatgggtctatagcttgcgaTGTACTATATTTTAGAAGtttggcagctactttaagagctttatgAAACtagcctgactgaagtgagcaattgattatttgctgcaaaaatagttttgaaaaagtcagacggtattgagtcaagacagctcgttgatggtttcagctgctgctctacagtttttttggtCGACTGTATCACATTCTGATATGccagtttttcctgggtggcttggtgagcttgtcaaccacagcaaatagTGTGCGAGTGCTGTTGAGGTTCTTgctaatgttttaaaaaaaagtgttgctgccatgactaactcttggttaaaattacaaagactttgtggAAGTCACAGTCGCATttgaataataagaataatcagaatcagaatcatcttgatttgccaagtatgtccaaaaacacacaaggaatttgtctccggtagttggagccgctcgagtacgacaacagacggtcaagtgacagagaacactttggagacataaagacattgacaaaaacagtcactgagcaataaagggttgctagtcgtctggtaatgccggtacatttatttattacaaaaagatgcagagtcctctagcacttggagcagttcgaatgacgactattgcaatagtccggtgcaatgagcattgtgcaaagggcgccgagacttcaaggagtggatgcgctTTCAAGTGACGAGGAGTGCGATAACCTGGGACAATgtcggttgtgcaaatgttgcaggtaactcctcaatcagtgtgcaaatggagcagatgctactctagcACGAGTGGCCagcatatgcaaatagtgcagcgtggcgagacgacgacagtgagtgcacgagtaatacatcattggccccacagaaatgtgacaacaaactcaagtcaaaacattgccagcatgttgtaatggaattgtaggttaggtgtttaagaagttaatctAAATAATAATAGCGAATCACCAACATATAGTTTTCTATGGTCACGGAATCCTATCAACGCATGATTTTCGATGCCCaaatcgaggaacattttcatctttgtcagaaccacagaaaatcaCAGCCGAattgaaaaattcaaaaacCAGGTGGTAAAGGGATTTATTTCCCAGCAACATAACGCGATTTCCACTAAATACACGTCCCCGATTTTCGGCACAGTGAAacggaaagaaaatggatttagTAAGATATCAACTCATCAGGTGCGATGCCTCCAGCTTCGCTTCTGTTCTGGCGACTGTTTTGGTGCAGGTTGGCCTTTTTTCTGCATCCAGCACAGGATGTCTCAAATCTGTTCTTGGTAGTAATGACATTTTACTGGACACAGTGCACAGATTCAAGGCGCCTGTGCCACATGCAACACACACTCGATGTTTCACAGCAGGTACAGCCCAAACAACATGGAAACGTGAACCATGTGTTCTGGGGTCTGTTTCGCTCCACATGGGCTTTTATTTGCAACCGGCACAGGCTCTCTTGAACCAAATGTCAGGTCTTTCAAACCGTTCCCTATACCTAACTTAGAGGAGACTCACTTCTGTTCTGGGGACTGTTTTGCTGCACCCAAGACAGATGGCATATTTCCATTATTCTATTACAAATGATTAAAGTCAGTCAAGTATGGGGGGgaaatcaaactttattcagAGCCCCAAACAATAATGAACAGCAACAAGAGTGTTCCCTTATTATTAGATTATTTCTTTATGCCAAACTGCTTCACATTCACCTGCTGTCCGCCGCCTGTCGCGATGCGAGTTACAGGGATGATCTTCATGGTGGTCTCCTTCAGGGAGTACCAGCGGTCGTGCCACGTCACCCAGATGACGCCGTTGTCGTAGCCGAACTCGCCGGTGTCCTTCTCGGTGTACCGCCCACCTGTACGAAGACGAGCGCAGAGCTTAGGGAAGGGATGTCCGATCCGTTTCCACTGAGGGTCACATCCATGAGGCCGCATCACCTCGTGTTTTGGAAACACACTCAAACCAATCCAATTAACGGATGTTAAGCAGCTAAATCtattgaaaaatacaacaattctCAGGTTGGTGTTCAAGCAAAAAAGTTACGAGTATTAGTGTAATCTCGTGTAGCATTCTAAATGGAGTTTTAGTTTTTAATCCAAAAATCCTTGTGAgatcttttcaaataaaattttcttttttttacagctgtggttgttgttaaagtgctctAGAAATAAAGTCGAGTTGATGTAtacttacatttaaaaaatcaataaatagtaTGATATCTTATGTTAACATTTTCTACTTtgtatttctgaaataaaaaagtgatacgaaacaattttttttctttttctatccgcaattattcaatgaaaaattCACCGATTTGGGGCTTTCCAGAGTATTATTTGTACTCTTTCTGTAATTCTAAAATGCAACAAGATGGCCACAAAGACCTGGATAATAGTAAAGTCGGAACTGGTGTcaaggagctaaatttagcctgggttgcaAGCGGAGGTTTCGGAGAGTCTTTAacacgtgtgtgtttttgctgtcCGTCTTATCATTTCAGcgtcaatactttttttttttttttacttctacttaGATTAAGGGgttgaatttgtcttttttttggacaCAAGTACCTGTACATCTACTGAAATACAGAGTGTCACAACTTTTTATAAGTCTGGCGTCAGGAGAAAGTGACCCACCCCGGTAGTATTTGCCGTTTAAATGGGCGGCGTGGCACCGGTTCATCCACCAGCCCGAGCCGTCCTGCAGGGCGCAGTGGCCGTCGTACTTGTCGTTGTCCTTGTCGAAGGTGCTGAACTGCATGCCGTTGTGCGCCGTGAAGAACTTGTCGCTGGGATCGTCGCCGAAGTCGAAGCCGTTGAAGGCGTCGCCGGCGTTGCCGCCGAAGTAGTAGCCGTAGGTCAGGCGATACATGTCGACCTCCGGCGCGACCCGGAACGAGGCGTAGTCGGCATATCTGGAAGGGAAGTTCAGAGGAGGCGTCTGTTTGCTTTGTCTTTATCTGTTACCGTGTTTGCGTGTGGGTGTGAGGTGGGTGGCGGGAACAGGTGAGCTGCAAAGCGGAGGAAAGTGATGACATGAGTATCCACACTCCTCTATTTACAGTCTAGTTATTCATTTATGAattaatgtatttcttttccTCCCCCCCAACTCCGGCCCTTCTGTGTAGTGCTGCATTGTGCTGCAACATGCGGGCGGCACTGAGGTcaactggaagagatgcaagaAGCAGACGAGGTCTCACACGAACTTCCAGTCATATTTATTGGTCCCTCATTGTATACCTGGGAGGGGGTTTCATCCTCTGTTGCTGCATTGCGTTAAAGTAGCAATTGTTTGAGGGTTTTTAATCACCGTAACGTCGGCGCTTGCTAATTCCTTAGCCCGTCCATGAGGTTTCCCATtagatgttagcattaagctagcaggttTTTGTGAGATGAAATAACatggctccggcacgcccgtgacccttgtgaggatcagcggtacaaaaaaatggatggatacactactcggtatacagtacacaagtatcgACACTGGCATAAATTGAGGTCAGATCAACAATACATCCATtcgtccatccatcttctttaccgcttatcctcagtcgggtcgcgggctgcttgagcctatcccagctcggTACAAATGTAATATTCCCATGTTCTGTCACCTTTCGCAGGTGGGTTTGGAACGGTGCCTATCccgaggcagacgctcgaaccagtcgtgcaccgtgccgccggtattTAGTATTAATGAATTAGATTTTAGTAGGAGAGCACTATAGTATAGTAGAAACTATATTGACTAAGTCTTCACTGAACAACATAGCGACGATAGAAAATGGCCAAATAACAACTTGGAAACAATTCAAGATGCGAGCAGCTTTCTGGAAGGTAACTTGTTCATAAGTTGGACGGAGTCTGTCTTCCCAATGTGCGCCACGGAAGCGGTCTGGCCCAAATTCCTGGCGTACCTTTTGTTGCCGTCCCAATCGACCAGCTCTATTCTCAACACCACCGGGATGGCGCTGCTCACGGACAGCAGGTGGATCTTCTCGTTGCCGAGCCAGAACTCGGTGCTGTCGTCGGGGGAGAGGTAGCCGAAGCCCTCTTTGTACTGGATCCAGTCCTTGTGGAAGTCCACACTACCATCCTGCCTCTGCGAATGCAATGAAACATGAATTCTCAGAAGGCATACTAACACTGAAACGCAGGCAAGCGGTAACTTGGATCTAGTCATCGTTTCGAGCCAGAGGAACGACTGGCCAGACAGAAAACCGCTTTGAAATTCTCCTAAGGTGACAAGATGAATCAACGTGGTTTGACCGTACAGTACCTACACTACCCAGCACCCTTTAGGTTCCATGGTTTCAGTCCACGACCGTATGCATTTCTATTGTCTATTGTTAAAGCAATTGGAAGACATATTTCACTTTCTAAAGTGGTCCGAAATATCCGACTCGTAGCGTCCCACTTTTCAGCACCTTTACGTCGGGGTATTGTCGCAGTATAACGGAATGTACCGCTTGGGCATTTCTATTGTCAAAAGTCGTGAAGGGACCAAAATGACAGCTCCTCTGTACCTTGGGACTGATTGACACCGTTCCAATAGGGCGATATGCGGTAAGCTTTGCTTCAAATtggtacagtattttctttcttgtcaAAAAAAGGATCAAAAGAACAGATCCGCTATACCTTTTTTGTTAGGCTGATAGTTATTTTGCTTTGATACGAACCCTCTGGATGACCGTGAAGCCGCGCCCGAAGCTGTCAATCTCGCAGTAGACCAGGAACTGCTGTTGGGTATCTTGGGCCGGTTTCACGTAGTAAATTCCACTGACGGTGGCACCTTTGTTGGCGATATCTTGGCAGTCtggtgcaaaaaaagaaaaaagtaacatGTGGTAATTTTGTGAGgctaagcggctcaggaaatatatatatatatataaatcactAATAATGTTAGTCATTTTATATGTAATTCAAATGGTAATCTGAACTGAAAAAGGGGTTATGCCCTCTTTTAAAATGACGGaaacaacaaatattgaaaGCGTATCTTCCACTTGAGCTTTAGACAAAACTGGACAAGTAAATTAAGTTCGATAGAACGTAGCTTCATCCCACGAGGGAGATTAAATAATTGGAaagttgatgaaaaaaaaaaaaaaatattcaatatgaGCACACTTAGAATTGGATTCATTTCATTTCCAACTGTAATAACCTACAATGTGCTTGTTACTACTACTGTTTACCTTCCACTGATGAAGCGTATTGATTTTTGCTGACTAAACACCGAAAGGGACACATGTTGGGAAACAATCTcaaggtgacttttttttttttttttggggggggggggcggcttgtttttgtcgttgttgttcttgttgtacCTGTTCCTGTGGTGGGCTGAATCTCAACAGTGTCCTTGCAGGGTTGGCTGCACGTCTTCTGCAGCTGACTAGAGAGCATCTTCAAGTCTGCCATTCTCCTCTCGTTGGCGGCGGCGGCATCCTCCAGATCGCTGTGACAGTGATGTAAAAGCAGCATtttcaaatgtgcaaaaaatgcTTTCACTTCAATTGGCGTATTTCGCtgaatgtcacttcagaaataaagtgagaaaaagtaagtcgtAGCATAAGCTTTTCCTCGAATAACTGAAAACGTGCAGCGGATCGGTTTTGAAAgggcaataaactaagcccCGCCCCCTCGACAACTGCCTTTGAAAGTACAAACCCTTTTCTCAGCTCCCcagttttcttataaaggttcaatgcactttttttaatcacataaaTAGGGAttttaaaatagattaaatatatacattctgtatataataaatacatattattgGATGATCTACATTTTCTagatatacaaatatattttgattttgttgttaaaatgactcgaaaggactcgAGACTTGCCACTTGACTCTCGGTACTTGGGGGCAAAGACGAGAGAACAAACAATGACCTGCCTGGTCCCACCGCTGCTatgttgcactttaaaagtattgggaaaaatattttggaacTCAAATGTTATTGACATTCTGCCAGCATCTTATGAAACATTTGGGCCATGCAGCCAAGTTCAAATCTTCCATGATAATACATGCCAGAGTTCTTTGAGAGAAAGGAATGAAATGGTGCCATGTTGCACTTGGAACCAATTTTGTAAATCTAGACCTTATTACACGTGGAGGATGCCGATACCACCCACCGATACTAAGGCAAAACCTTTTGACGCAGATTCggtcctcgccagtagttggcgctacaacGCAGCACTTTGACACGTCAGCAAACCTTCgagtgcgtcagaaagaaagtaAGAAAGGGAAAGGGAAAGGTATTGTTCCCTATTTTCTGTAATTGGGTTCATTGACATTTGATGTGTCAGAAGCACTAATGGCATCGGCACAATAGGGTAAAAGCATTTctcctgatttctttttctttgcacaTATGATACCCTCATTGCCATTGTATTTCCTGTACGTCAGACACATACGACACACCTCATTTTGCGCCTTATTTGTCCAACTGAAAATGTTCGGTGTACCAATGAAAGGAACATAACACAGAGGTTTATTCAACTCACAATATTTGCTTCTCCTGGTCAATGATGGTCCTCTCAAAGCGGATCACGTCATCCAGCATACCGGACGACCTTTTGAAGAACTCTTCTACGAAGCAAAGTCGACACCAGGAATCGGTGCTTTGGTCAACGTTCAGTCCACAAAACGATTGATCCACTATACCACGCAATCACAATAGTCACATGATATTATGGCTGGCCAAAAAtcccaatatactgtactgcgtaactttatttttttaacaaggaaATTGGTACTCTATACTACTGAATAATAGAGTAGCTCTTCTTTGTTCACACGGTGAGGATGCGGTGATATCATTGGTTTTGGGGACATTCCTGTGAATATTGTGATCTTGCAAATATCCAGGTTTTGCCTACCTTGATACCGCATAATGTACTCTTTATAATCTGCTATGGCAAGTTACCCGGAGATCTGAAACTGTACCCTGAGAGATACTGCTGTCGTTGCGATGACAGCGGCCGACGGTCCGAATATCATATCGCGTGTTGATCCTGGGAGATATTGTTGCATTGTGAGGGGAGCATAATTGCTAGCCCGTGTGCTTAtggagtttcccattgtatgttcGCATTCATGTAGAAGATACCTATGTGGTTGCTTTCCAAACACGTGTAAGTCTCtttcttttatatttagtttgacagcgaATCATCGGCtggcaaaaaaagattttggggAAGAAAATGTGCTAATTATAGTTGCCCAAGTGCCGCTTtttgtgaagtgagctgagaGTCACCTGCTagcatacagcgcttgtatctcaaagttGCGCTCGCgcgtcaaagcaaaacaaaatagacaaaaatggcCAATCGACAGCTTTGGTATCCGAAGGCACCACTGGAGATGGATTCTCCACTCTGACCTGTTGGCTGATTTTGCTCCCTTGTATTCAATAGCGCACAATTGTTGTACCGTGACATTATCTTGATGAAAATCCCAATACTGTACGCTGAGAGCGACCGTTGATATCGCTTACCGGGCTGGATGTTCTTCTGGGCCGTTAGCACGCTGTCTTTCATGTAAGTGACCCGTTCTTCCGCTC containing:
- the fgg gene encoding fibrinogen gamma chain → MASSLVAFAGFVLLFSMASAQIRGDNIGIQKDNTMMCHPNDAFGKYCPTTCGVADYMHEYTSRVHETLDNMQKELDNIANLTQGAEERVTYMKDSVLTAQKNIQPEEFFKRSSGMLDDVIRFERTIIDQEKQIFDLEDAAAANERRMADLKMLSSQLQKTCSQPCKDTVEIQPTTGTDCQDIANKGATVSGIYYVKPAQDTQQQFLVYCEIDSFGRGFTVIQRRQDGSVDFHKDWIQYKEGFGYLSPDDSTEFWLGNEKIHLLSVSSAIPVVLRIELVDWDGNKRYADYASFRVAPEVDMYRLTYGYYFGGNAGDAFNGFDFGDDPSDKFFTAHNGMQFSTFDKDNDKYDGHCALQDGSGWWMNRCHAAHLNGKYYRGGRYTEKDTGEFGYDNGVIWVTWHDRWYSLKETTMKIIPVTRIATGGGQQVNVKQFGIKK